Proteins co-encoded in one Astatotilapia calliptera chromosome 18, fAstCal1.2, whole genome shotgun sequence genomic window:
- the LOC113011079 gene encoding protein CYR61-like isoform X2, whose translation MWKVFVVEIFCFTLVSASCPKDCQCPLEVPTCADSVSLVLDSCGCCKVCARQLFEDCSKTQPCDAAKGLECNFGGSDKGVCRAKLNGRTCEYNSKIYQSGETFHPNCKHQCTCIDGAVGCVSLCPREFSLPLLGCAKLRRVKVPGGCCEQLVCPEETEAQSAMIKKHRRKFSKVKTTEDDLSKKNEFTSVWGESKSLPAFRSYSVDHMFARGVQCMPQTTAWSPCSKSCGSGVSTRLTNRNKQCKLVKETRICEIRPCKQLTSKKGQKCSHRGKASHPVHLSYAGCRSLKKLQRRYCGSCSDGQCCRPHRTRTMPLHFRCKNGETFRRMVMTIESCKCNLNCSNNAKKTPELYSPLDDIHKLKI comes from the exons atgtggaAGGTCTTTGTCGTCGAGATCTTCTGCTTTACGCTG GTGTCAGCCTCGTGCCCGAAGGACTGCCAGTGTCCCCTTGAAGTCCCAACATGTGCAGACAGCGTCAGCCTCGTGCTGGACAGCTGTGGATGCTGTAAGGTTTGTGCCCGGCAGCTCTTTGAAGACTGCAGCAAGACACAGCCATGCGATGCTGCGAAGGGACTGGAGTGCAACTTCGGAGGGTCGGATAAGGGAGTCTGTCGAG CCAAATTAAACGGGAGAACATGTGAGTACAACAGCAAGATTTATCAGAGTGGGGAAACCTTCCATCCTAACTGCAAACACCAGTGCACTTGCATCGACGGTGCAGTCGGATGTGTCTCCCTCTGCCCACGTGAATTCTCGCTGCCCTTGTTGGGCTGTGCCAAACTAAGACGGGTCAAGGTACCGGGAGGGTGCTGCGAACAACTAGTCTGCCCTGAGGAAACAGAGGCACAGAGCGCTATGATAAAAAAGCACAGAAGAAAGTTCAGCAAAGTCAAAACCACTGAAGACGACCTCTCCAAAAAGAACGAGTTCACCTCTGTGTGGGGAGAATCAAAGTCTCTGCCTG CTTTCAGGAGTTATTCAGTGGACCACATGTTTGCCAGAGGAGTCCAGTGCATGCCTCAAACCACAGCCTGGTCACCCTGCTCCAAATCCTGCGGCTCTGGTGTGTCCACGAGGCTGACCAACCGCAACAAACAGTGCAAACTGGTGAAAGAAACTCGGATCTGTGAAATCCGTCCCTGCAAACAGTTGACCTCGAAG AAAGGTCAAAAATGCAGTCACAGAGGAAAAGCAAGCCATCCAGTTCACCTGTCATACGCAGGTTGTCGTAGCCTGAAAAAGTTGCAGCGCAGGTACTGTGGATCCTGCTCAGACGGACAATGCTGCAGGCCACACAGGACCCGGACAATGCCTCTCCATTTTCGGTGCAAAAACGGAGAGACCTTCAGGAGGATGGTGATGACGATCGAATCGTGCAAGTGTAATCTCAACTGCTCCAACAACGCTAAAAAGACACCTGAGCTCTACAGCCCTCTCGATGACATCCACAAACTGAAAATTTAA
- the LOC113011079 gene encoding protein CYR61-like isoform X1: protein MWKVFVVEIFCFTLVSASCPKDCQCPLEVPTCADSVSLVLDSCGCCKVCARQLFEDCSKTQPCDAAKGLECNFGGSDKGVCRAKLNGRTCEYNSKIYQSGETFHPNCKHQCTCIDGAVGCVSLCPREFSLPLLGCAKLRRVKVPGGCCEQLVCPEETEAQSAMIKKHRRKFSKVKTTEDDLSKKNEFTSVWGESKSLPAFRSYSVDHMFARGVQCMPQTTAWSPCSKSCGSGVSTRLTNRNKQCKLVKETRICEIRPCKQLTSKIHSLLQKGQKCSHRGKASHPVHLSYAGCRSLKKLQRRYCGSCSDGQCCRPHRTRTMPLHFRCKNGETFRRMVMTIESCKCNLNCSNNAKKTPELYSPLDDIHKLKI from the exons atgtggaAGGTCTTTGTCGTCGAGATCTTCTGCTTTACGCTG GTGTCAGCCTCGTGCCCGAAGGACTGCCAGTGTCCCCTTGAAGTCCCAACATGTGCAGACAGCGTCAGCCTCGTGCTGGACAGCTGTGGATGCTGTAAGGTTTGTGCCCGGCAGCTCTTTGAAGACTGCAGCAAGACACAGCCATGCGATGCTGCGAAGGGACTGGAGTGCAACTTCGGAGGGTCGGATAAGGGAGTCTGTCGAG CCAAATTAAACGGGAGAACATGTGAGTACAACAGCAAGATTTATCAGAGTGGGGAAACCTTCCATCCTAACTGCAAACACCAGTGCACTTGCATCGACGGTGCAGTCGGATGTGTCTCCCTCTGCCCACGTGAATTCTCGCTGCCCTTGTTGGGCTGTGCCAAACTAAGACGGGTCAAGGTACCGGGAGGGTGCTGCGAACAACTAGTCTGCCCTGAGGAAACAGAGGCACAGAGCGCTATGATAAAAAAGCACAGAAGAAAGTTCAGCAAAGTCAAAACCACTGAAGACGACCTCTCCAAAAAGAACGAGTTCACCTCTGTGTGGGGAGAATCAAAGTCTCTGCCTG CTTTCAGGAGTTATTCAGTGGACCACATGTTTGCCAGAGGAGTCCAGTGCATGCCTCAAACCACAGCCTGGTCACCCTGCTCCAAATCCTGCGGCTCTGGTGTGTCCACGAGGCTGACCAACCGCAACAAACAGTGCAAACTGGTGAAAGAAACTCGGATCTGTGAAATCCGTCCCTGCAAACAGTTGACCTCGAAG ATACATTCTCTCTTGCAGAAAGGTCAAAAATGCAGTCACAGAGGAAAAGCAAGCCATCCAGTTCACCTGTCATACGCAGGTTGTCGTAGCCTGAAAAAGTTGCAGCGCAGGTACTGTGGATCCTGCTCAGACGGACAATGCTGCAGGCCACACAGGACCCGGACAATGCCTCTCCATTTTCGGTGCAAAAACGGAGAGACCTTCAGGAGGATGGTGATGACGATCGAATCGTGCAAGTGTAATCTCAACTGCTCCAACAACGCTAAAAAGACACCTGAGCTCTACAGCCCTCTCGATGACATCCACAAACTGAAAATTTAA
- the bcl10 gene encoding B-cell lymphoma/leukemia 10 produces the protein MDAPHLTEDEMAEIKKDVLTRLRHYLCDKIRADRHLDYLRSRRILTRDDAEEISCRTTQTKRMAVLLDILAENPRGLDALIDSIREMRSQNFIIAKITDEVQKAKNEKIESLRAAGASSSSSDSTFSTPTSTSDLPSTFSNNSTLLFHPDSEKSPSNSDVGTSLDLLSSQKAGDSSVACASIATPSTTSSSLPKPGDPGAPPLPDEVMVESPSSIDAGAPGCTSSGGDPNFQPLRSRSLTPTSTRSIF, from the exons ATGGATGCTCCTCACCTCACTGAAGATGAAATGGCAGAGATAAAGAAAGAC GTGCTGACCAGATTGCGGCACTACCTCTGCGATAAAATCAGAGCAGATCGCCACCTGGACTACCTGCGCTCTCGCAGGATCCTGACACGAGATGATGCAGAAGAGATCAGCTGCAGGACTACGCAGACCAAGAGGATGGCCGTGCTGCTGGACATACTGGCTGAGAACCCCCGCGGCCTGGATGCCTTGATCGACTCGATTCGGGAGATGCGCTCGCAAAATTTTATCATCGCAAAAATCACAGACGAGGTGCAGAAGGCCAAAAATGAGAAGATCGAGTCCCTCAGAG CGGCAGGAGCTTCCAGTTCCTCATCTGACTCCACTTTCAGCACTCCAACCTCAACCAGCGACCTCCCatcaacattttcaaacaactcCACCTTGCTCTTTCACCCGGACAGCGAGAAAAGCCCTTCCAACTCAGATGTGGGCACCTCACTCGATCTGCTGTCTTCGCAAAAAGCTGGAGACTCCTCCGTGGCTTGCGCCAGCATCGCCACGCCTTCCACGACATCATCCAGCCTCCCGAAGCCCGGAGACCCCGGGGCGCCTCCTCTGCCGGACGAGGTAATGGTCGAGTCCCCCTCCAGCATAGATGCTGGAGCGCCGGGGTGCACTAGCAGTGGAGGCGATCCAAACTTCCAGCCCCTCCGGTCGCGCTCCCTCACGCCAACTTCAACTAGGAGCATCTTTTAG
- the mcoln3a gene encoding mucolipin-3: MEDSKQLLAARSEESQRNGCCGLDTKTVEDFRRRLKYFFMNPCEKYRARGRKPWKLTIQILKIAITTIQLVSFGLSNEMMVTFKDENLMTFRNLFLKGYKDHRHGSLSLYTKRDVNEHIHYIINRYTNLQNLTVGNLAYELINGDYTPLTLCQVFYRNSTIDPENDTFDIDPHIDKDCISIHPMQSLSNDTLATHPNFSLDFRRLLSVNIYLTLKTINLQTVRHHELPDCYDFHIVIVFDNRAHSGKIKVDIENDVRIYECSDWNVEGTSGKNDYLLLSFDSVVFLACFASLILCIRSVVHGIQLQFEFSIFFSAYYNKTVSWSDRMEFVNGWYILIIVSDIMTITGSVLKIGIQTKFLTNYDVCSILLGTATMLVWVGVIRYLSFFKKYNILILTLRAALPNVFRFCVCAAIIYLGYCFCGWIVLGPYHDKFRTLAKVTECLFSLLNGDDMFSTFLRMRDKTYMVWLFSRLYLYSFISIFIYMVLSLFIALITDTYETIKHHQKDKEPVSQLQAFIAECIDQPESGRYQNTDESTCCMFSSGCFG; the protein is encoded by the exons ATGGAGGACTCCAAACAGCTTTTGGCTGCCAGGTCAGAGGAGAGTCAGCGAAACGGCTGCTGCGGCTTAGATACAAAGACGGTGGAGGATTTCAGACGGAGGCTCAAATACTTCTTCATGAATCCCTGCGAGAAGTACAGAGCCAGGGGTCGGAAACCATGGAAACTGACgatacaaatattaaaaattgcAATCACTACTATCCAG TTGGTGTCTTTTGGACTGAGTAATGAAATGATGGTGACTTTCAAGGATGAAAATTTGATGACATTCAGGAATCTGTTTCTCAAAGGATACAAGGATCACCGGCACGGAAGCCTTTCCCTTTATACCAAAAGAGATGTGAATGAGCACATTCACTACATTATCAACAGG tatacCAATCTCCAAAACCTGACTGTAGGTAATCTTGCATATGAGCTCATTAATGGCGACTACACTCCTCTGACTTTGTGTCAAGTGTTTTATAGAAACAGCACCATCGATCCTGAAAACGACACCTTTGATATTGATCCGCATATTGATAAAG ATTGTATTTCCATACACCCTATGCAATCATTGAGCAACGACACTCTGGCAACGCATCCCAACTTCTCTTTGGATTTCAGAAG GCTGCTATCTGTGAACATCTACCTAACTCTGAAAACCATCAATCTGCAGACTGTGCGGCACCACGAGCTACCAGACTGTTATGACTTCCACATAGTG aTCGTTTTTGACAATCGTGCACACAGCGGAAAGATAAAGGTTGATATTGAAAATGATGTTAGAATTTATGAATGCAGTGACTGGAACGTGGAAGGCACAT CTGGGAAGAACGATTATCTCCTCTTGTCGTTTgattctgtggtcttcctcgcCTGTTTCGCCTCTCTCATCCTCTGCATACGATCTGTCGTCCATGGCATCCAGCTCCAGTTT GAGTTCAGCATATTTTTCAGTGCCTACTACAATAAAACTGTGTCCTGGTCAGACCGCATGGAGTTTGTGAATGGCTGGTACATCCTCATTATTGTCAGTGACATAATGACCATCACTGGATCAGTGCTGAAAATTGGGATACAAACAaag ttctTAACAAACTATGACGTCTGCAGTATCTTGCTGGGAACAGCCACGATGCTTGTCTGGGTTGGTGTGATTCGTTACCTGAGTTTCTTCAAGAAGTACAAT atcTTAATCTTAACCTTGAGGGCGGCTTTGCCCAACGTGTTTCGATTCTGCGTCTGTGCAGCCATAATCTACCTCGGGTACTGTTTCTGTGGCTGGATCGTCCTTGGACCTTACCACGACAAA TTCAGAACACTGGCTAAAGTGACAgagtgcctcttctctctcctcaaTGGTGATGATATGTTTTCCACCTTTCTGAGGATGAGAGACAAAACCTACATGGTGTGGCTCTTCAGCAGACTCTACCTCTATTCCTTCATCTCTATCTTCATCTACATGGTGCTCAGTCTGTTCATTGCTCTTATCACTGACACGTACGAAACCATCAAG CATCATCAGAAAGACAAGGAGCCAGTGTCCCAGCTTCAGGCCTTCATTGCAGAGTGCATAGATCAGCCTGAGTCTGGACGATACCAGAATACTGACGAGTCGACCTGCTGCATGTTTTCAAGTGGTTGCTTTGGATAA
- the ssx2ipa gene encoding synovial sarcoma, X breakpoint 2 interacting protein a, which translates to MGEWWTTEASMENYEISSISHVTMSPSRQNNFVSSYSFPLAKSFYSVISAFCTEDNILQCISYINQELASLGLSSTYIEATSPEGTGLNAVPALNAMYELLQIHRRTMSTVEGLEKEQLKKSSTMELMQTSNTRLKDQLELSIREKSGLHEMERQLQLKIKTLQSCLKTEKDEVQKLQSIIASRASQYSHDAKRKEREAAKLRERLSQLLVDRKDKKLAIDVLNSLGRSDGKRGHWKTAKATASHEGEMYKSLLSDYEASQKSLMLENAELKKVLQQMKKEMIHILSPRSSSGRGATADDSLEQHHDSDGEEKTGDTSRETLNQSCEHAREQLTNSIRQQWRKLRNHVEKLDSQVSQVQNQLESNKEMIPLETHEDEMERMRCEVQQCKEFIHAQQQLLQQQLNTSFDDETAALLNDCYTLEEKERLKEEWRLFEEQKRNFERERKNFTEAAIRLGREKMAFEEDRASWLKNQFLNLTPFTDRRRCSSSDGHSALSVRSEPEIRSSVKAQLAKSSTYTTFSTPRSSQSAAVPSTPELYRTLRLIPESSSSRHSNRGLWQECSTIEDGDNRVKAKNGGRCSDLSIFSMGEDENSLN; encoded by the exons ATGGGAGAGTGGTGGACAACTGAGGCATCAATGG AAAACTATGAGATATCCAGCATATCACATGTTACGATGTCACCCTCGAGACAGAACAACTTTGTGTCATCGTACTCGTTTCCCTTGGCAAAAAGCTTCTACAGTGTAATAAGTGCCTTTTGCACAGAGGATAACATTCTTCAGTGCATTTCATACATCAATCAG GAGCTCGCCTCACTGGGCCTCTCCTCTACGTATATTGAGGCCACCTCACCAGAGGGGACTGGCCTGAATGCAGTACCGGCTCTGAATGCCATGTATGAGCTGCTACAGATTCACAGGCGAACTATGAGCACTGTAGAAGGGCTTGAGAAAGAGCAGCTAAAGAAATCCAGCACCATGGAGCTTATGCAGACGAGCAATACCAGACTCAAG GATCAGTTGGAACTGTCAATAAGGGAGAAATCTGGTCTGCATGAAATGGAGAGGCAGCTGCAACTGAAAATTAAGACTTTGCAGAGCtgcttaaaaacagaaaaggatgAG GTCCAGAAGCTCCAAAGTATCATTGCTAGCCGTGCCTCTCAGTACAGTCATGATgccaaaagaaaagagagagaagctgCAAAGCTCAGAGAGCGCCTCAGCCAGCTGCTGGTTGACAGAAAGGATAAGAAACTAG CTATCGATGTACTGAATTCCTTGGGACGGTCAGATGGGAAAAGGGGTCACTGGAAGACTGCAAAAGCGACAGCCAG CCACGAGGGTGAGATGTACAAGTCTTTGCTCAGTGACTACGAGGCAAGTCAGAAGTCTTTGATGCTGGAGAACGCTGAGCTTAAGAAAGTCCTCCAGCAGATGAAGAAGGAGATGATTCATATCCTGAGTCCACGCAGTTCTTCTGGCCGAGGAGCCACTGCTGATGACAGCCTGGAGCAG CATCATGATTCAGATGGGGAGGAGAAAACGGGAGACACCAGCAGAGAAACTCTGAATCAGTCCTGTGAACATGCCAGGGAGCAGCTAACAAACAGCATCCGTCAGCAGTGGAGGAAGCTGAGGAACCATGTGGAGAAATTAGACAGCCAAG TCTCTCAAGTGCAGAATCAGCTGGAGTCAAATAAAGAGATGATACCTCTGGAAACCCACGAGGATGAGATGGAGAGGATGAGGTGTGAAGTCCAGCAGTGCAAAGAGTTCATTCATGCACAACAGCAGCTACTTCAG CAACAACTCAACACCTCGTTTGACGATGAGACTGCCGCTCTCCTTAATGACTGCTACACACTGGAGGAGAAGGAGCGTCTCAAAGAGGAATGGAGGCTCTTTGaagaacaaaagagaaacttcgagagggagagaaagaactTCACCGAGGCTGCTATTCGTCTGGGCCGAGAG AAAATGGCTTTCGAAGAGGATCGCGCTTCATGGCTCAAGAATCAGTTTTTGAATTTGACTCCCTTTACAGACCGAAGGAGATGCTCCTCATCAGATGGTCACAGTGCCTTATCAGTTA GAAGTGAGCCAGAGATCAGGTCTTCAGTGAAAGCTCAGCTGGCCAAATCATCTACCTACACGACGTTCTCCACTCCCAGATCttcacaaagtgctgctgtGCCATCAACTCCTGAACTTTACCGGACACTCCGCTTAATACCAGAAAGCAG ttCCTCCAGACATTCAAATCGAGGACTCTGGCAAGAGTGTAGCACCATTGAAGATGGAGATAATCGGGTCAAGGCAAAAAACGGAGGTCGATGCAGTGACTTGAGTATTTTCTCTATGGGTGAAGATGAGAACAGCCTCAATTAA